The genomic interval GCCGCGTCCATCGTTGCGGAACGCCTTGACGTGGTCACAGTGATCCGAGGTCGAGGAGATCAAGTCGAGCAAGCCGTCGCCGTCGAAGTCGTCCATGATCGCGCCGCCGGCGAGGTCGACGGCATTGATGCCGAGGTCGACGCCGCGCTCGGGCCAAGGCTCGAGCGGCCCACCGGACTCGAAAGCATCCTCGGGCAAGCGATACCGAGGCGGAACGCCGTCGGGGTGGTCGCCGGAGACCATTTGCATCAGATTGAGAAGCCAGGCGCTGATCACGTTGTCCGGCTGGAGCTCGAGATGCTGGAGATAGAGCTCGGCGGCCCTCTTGGCGTGCTCCGGTTTGGGATGGAGCCCATCACGCGAAATCGGCAGTAGGCAGCTTGCGGCGGTGTGGTGCTGCAGACAATTTACGTCCTCGGCCGCCTGGACGTGGGCCAGTGCGAGAGTGGCGATCAGCCGCTCACGAATCTCGAGGCTCGGTCCCTGCCCTTTCAGCAGATTCAGGGCATCGTTGATTACTTTGATCGCCTCGGTGGGATTGCCCTGCTCCAGCAATTCGCGTGCGAGTTGCTGACGCAAACTGGCCTCCGGTCGGGACCTCGACGAAGGCGCCGCGAGCCGGCTCTTGAACTGCTCGAGGCTCGCTCGTCCGTAATAGGGCTCATAACCGTTTCGTAGGCTGCTGCAAACTGCCTGAAACTCTGCCCTTGCCTGGTCATTCGCGCTGATCGGGCTCGATGCGGGCGCCAGCAAGAAAATCGCGAATAGCAGTAGCTGAGCGTTCTTCATGTGGCATGTGGGAAGCGGGTGGTGGTGTGTGGTCGGCACGACCCACCCAAAATACTACACGATCAGCGAAGTTTTTGAGGTGTCGCAGAGCAACCGAGAAAGGGCGGCAGGATGTTCCGGAATGGCCCCTCGGCTAGAGGGAGCTCTCGAGGGCGGCGGCGAGTTGTTTTCGGAAAACCTCGTTGTCCGGGTCCTCCTCGACGAGACGCCGAAGGTCCTCGACCGCATCTGCTGCACGGTCGAGGAATAGCAGGAGGGAGACTCGGCGCGAGCGAGCCTCGCGATCGTGCGGGCGCGCTCGCAGTACTTGCGTGTAAGCCTCCAGGGCTTCCTCGAAACGTTTGAGCCGAAGCAGCGTACTGGCGGCGTTGAAGCCTGCATCCGGGTGGAGCGGGTCCAAGGCCGCGGCCTTCCGGTAGTGGACCAGGGCGTCTTGGTCTTTGCCGGATTGGGCCAGGAGTCGGCCAAGCGCGAAATGGGCGGAAGGGCTCTCCGGGTCGAGTCTTATCGCGGTGTCCAGCTCGGCACGCGCAGCTCCCAGCTCCCCGGTCAGCACCAGAGTACCGGCCAGGAGCTCTCGAACCGCGGGGTCTTCCGGAGTCAGCTCCACTGCTCGACGAAAGTTCTCGACCGCGATGCGAAGTTGCCCTTCGTGGAGCGCCAGGTTGCCGCGGGCCACGAGAAAGGAGGAGCTCAGGGCCCTTTCGGCCAGCTTCTCGACCAATGGGTCGGCAGAGATGACGGGGAGGTGCCCTTGGAGCTCGAGGTGATGCTCGGCGAGCTCGGGTCGATCGGCACGGCGATAGGCGGTGGCGAGAAGCAAGTGGAGCTGGCTGGCTCGGGGCTGCAGCCGAAGGGCTTCTTCGAGATGGCGGAGGGCGGCGTCGAGGTCACCCGCTCGGAGCGCCAACCGGCCGAGACCATAGTGAGCCGACGCGCTCGCGGGACTTTCCTTCAGGATGTTGGCGAAGACTTCGGCCGCCTCCCGGTTGCGTCCTGCAGCGAACTGGAGTTCGCCGAGTCGAAGGCGCGTTGGGATGTCGTTCGGCTCGAGCTCGCGCGCGGCTTCGAGCTCGTGAGCGGCGGCCTCGAAATTACCCTTGGTTTGATAT from bacterium carries:
- a CDS encoding tetratricopeptide repeat protein, translating into MEVLAEGTARTCWFGLLLVLACSPAPFGQDQLEAVPYPSVDHMEPAVAGQLEAARDWLERTLAGSEPTAPALAQAFGETGRLYHAYNLLEAAAPCYRNARGLDASDFSWAYLLGFLYQTKGNFEAAAHELEAARELEPNDIPTRLRLGELQFAAGRNREAAEVFANILKESPASASAHYGLGRLALRAGDLDAALRHLEEALRLQPRASQLHLLLATAYRRADRPELAEHHLELQGHLPVISADPLVEKLAERALSSSFLVARGNLALHEGQLRIAVENFRRAVELTPEDPAVRELLAGTLVLTGELGAARAELDTAIRLDPESPSAHFALGRLLAQSGKDQDALVHYRKAAALDPLHPDAGFNAASTLLRLKRFEEALEAYTQVLRARPHDREARSRRVSLLLFLDRAADAVEDLRRLVEEDPDNEVFRKQLAAALESSL